The Vigna unguiculata cultivar IT97K-499-35 chromosome 6, ASM411807v1, whole genome shotgun sequence genome contains a region encoding:
- the LOC114187576 gene encoding GDSL esterase/lipase At4g26790-like: protein MSAMGRMGKGYALWLLFITQIFILVHFSACKVPAVIVFGDSSVDSGNNNFIPTVARSNFEPYGRDFFNGDPTGRFSNGRIPPDFVSEAFGIKLSVPAYLDPAYTISDFATGVCFASAGTGYDNATSNVARVIPLWKEVEYYKEYQEKLRAHLGEENANEILSEALYLVSIGTNDFLENYYALTERRCEFPSVQEYEDFLIGLAENFFTQIYGLGARKISLTGLPPMGCLPLERAMNVLEFHNCVEEYNNLALEFNGKLGWLVSKLNNDLPGLQMVDANVYDIFLQIVKNPSAFGFEEAKTGCCGTGRFEMGFLCDPKFTCQDANKYVFWDAFHPSQKTSQIISNYLIEKHLAMFL from the exons ATGAGTGCAATGGGTAGAATGGGAAAAGGGTATGCTCTATGGCTCCTCTTCATCACTCAAATCTTCATCTTGGTACATTTTTCTGCATGCAAAGTTCCTGCAGTTATAGTTTTTGGAGACTCCTCAGTGGATTCGGGTAACAACAACTTCATTCCCACCGTTGCTAGGAGCAACTTTGAGCCATATGGAAGAGACTTCTTCAATGGCGACCCTACTGGAAGGTTCTCCAATGGCAGAATCCCTCCTGATTTTGTCTCTGAGGCCTTTGGAATCAAGCTTTCAGTTCCTGCATACTTGGATCCTGCTTATACCATATCAGATTTTGCAACTGGTGTGTGCTTCGCTTCTGCAGGAACTGGTTATGACAATGCTACTTCAAATGTTGCC CGTGTGATACCTCTATGGAAAGAAGTAGAGTACTACAAGGAGTACCAAGAGAAGTTGAGGGCACATCTTGGTGAGGAGAATGCTAATGAAATACTAAGTGAGGCATTGTATTTGGTTAGCATAGGAACCAATGATTTCCTTGAAAACTACTATGCCCTAACTGAAAGAAGGTGTGAGTTCCCCAGTGTTCAGGAGTATGAGGACTTTCTCATAGGCCTTGCTGAAAACTTCTTCACACAAATTTATGGCCTTGGAGCAAGGAAAATTTCTCTCACTGGGTTACCTCCTATGGGGTGTCTTCCACTAGAGAGAGCAATGAACGTTTTGGAGTTCCATAATTGTGTGGAGGAATACAACAATTTGGCTTTGGAGTTCAATGGAAAGTTGGGGTGGCTTGTGTCAAAGCTCAACAATGACCTACCTGGCCTTCAAATGGTAGATGCAAATGTCTATGATATCTTCCTCCAAATCGTTAAAAATCCTTCTGCTTTTG GTTTTGAGGAAGCAAAAACGGGATGTTGTGGAACAGGGAGATTTGAGATGGGTTTTCTATGTGACCCAAAATTTACATGCCAAGATgcaaataaatatgtattttgggATGCATTCCACCCCTCACAAAAAACAAGTCAAATAATCTCAAACTATTTGATAGAAAAACATCTAGCAATGTTTCTTTGA